The Psychrosphaera ytuae genome includes a region encoding these proteins:
- a CDS encoding magnesium transporter, whose product MVNKEQRIEILEELQESLQAKNDGVSSALLPRLTDEFQVDDWAWLLESLTNEQRIIIWPQLEGKETSSILAAMRDDARQQFVSGISSKELSKALADSTAEEAIEVIDVLPQKVATRLIKRMTKETQAHIKANLNYDEDQVGRYANHDVYTIPTGLSVGELRAELKSNDLPDYTDSFLIVDEDNKLLGEITINELFSAEPEEGVMGLSHFPEQIIKAEDGLLDASNQLKNTNKSMLPVVTEHGELLGRFDVNDALIVFQQHYEEQIAHLGKVSDEDLFAPVLLSARRRAVWLGINLATAFLASFVIGVFDTVLAEVVALAVLMPIVASMGGITGSQTLTLTIRGLATGQLGDANISLLQNKELRVASLNGVLWAVLVAVLTGLWFENAMLSGVIAIALVVNMLVAALFGILIPVALDKLNIDPALAGSVILTTVTDVVGFFVFLGSASLVLI is encoded by the coding sequence GTGGTTAATAAAGAACAACGAATTGAAATTCTTGAGGAACTTCAAGAGAGCCTACAAGCAAAAAACGACGGTGTTAGCTCTGCTCTGTTACCTAGATTAACCGACGAGTTTCAAGTAGATGACTGGGCTTGGTTACTAGAAAGTTTGACCAATGAGCAACGTATCATCATATGGCCACAACTAGAAGGTAAAGAGACCAGTTCGATTCTTGCAGCGATGCGAGATGACGCTCGACAACAGTTTGTTAGTGGTATTTCATCAAAAGAACTATCCAAAGCGCTAGCAGATAGTACCGCAGAAGAAGCCATTGAGGTTATTGATGTTCTTCCGCAAAAAGTCGCGACTCGACTTATTAAGCGGATGACCAAAGAGACCCAAGCTCACATCAAAGCGAACTTGAATTACGACGAGGATCAAGTCGGTCGTTATGCCAACCATGACGTCTACACAATTCCAACTGGATTAAGTGTTGGTGAATTACGTGCAGAGCTCAAAAGCAATGACTTACCAGACTATACAGACTCATTTTTGATCGTCGATGAAGACAATAAGTTATTAGGTGAAATCACCATTAACGAGTTGTTTAGCGCAGAGCCGGAAGAAGGCGTGATGGGCCTGAGTCATTTTCCCGAGCAAATCATCAAAGCAGAAGATGGCTTGCTCGATGCCTCTAACCAGTTAAAAAACACCAACAAGTCGATGTTACCTGTGGTGACCGAGCACGGTGAATTATTGGGTCGATTTGACGTCAACGACGCCTTGATTGTATTTCAACAGCACTATGAAGAACAGATCGCTCACTTAGGTAAAGTCAGCGACGAAGACTTATTTGCTCCGGTTTTACTCAGTGCTCGACGCAGAGCGGTGTGGCTAGGTATTAACCTAGCTACTGCATTTTTGGCATCTTTTGTCATTGGCGTGTTTGATACTGTACTGGCCGAGGTTGTAGCCTTAGCGGTATTAATGCCGATTGTCGCAAGCATGGGTGGTATTACCGGTAGCCAGACTTTAACCCTAACTATTAGAGGGTTGGCCACAGGTCAATTAGGCGATGCCAACATCAGCTTATTGCAAAACAAAGAGCTAAGAGTCGCTAGCCTCAATGGGGTGCTATGGGCGGTATTAGTCGCGGTTTTAACGGGACTTTGGTTCGAAAACGCGATGTTATCAGGAGTCATAGCCATAGCACTGGTAGTCAATATGCTCGTGGCTGCCTTGTTTGGTATTTTGATCCCTGTTGCATTAGATAAATTAAATATCGACCCTGCATTGGCGGGCTCTGTTATTTTAACTACGGTTACAGACGTCGTTGGATTTTTTGTCTTTTTAGGCTCTGCATCTTTGGTATTGATATAA